In a genomic window of Methanosarcina horonobensis HB-1 = JCM 15518:
- a CDS encoding plasmid pRiA4b ORF-3 family protein — MKKTFEKVYQLKLSVKGITPEIWRRIQVPEDYTFLDLHKAIQTSMNWENYYLHEFEMLNQKTGKPEIITRADNHEYLDQEPPVPEEKARISDYFTLENKDALYTYNFGDNWQVEVLLEKVLPRKKGTKYPICTAGKRAAVPEDIGGILGYEDMLEILKDPEHEEYEDTILWLGKDFDPEYFDPKDVSF, encoded by the coding sequence GTGAAAAAGACTTTTGAGAAGGTTTACCAGTTAAAGCTTTCCGTAAAAGGCATTACTCCTGAGATCTGGCGGCGAATTCAGGTGCCGGAAGACTACACTTTCCTTGACCTTCACAAGGCTATTCAGACTTCAATGAATTGGGAAAATTATTATTTGCATGAATTCGAAATGTTAAACCAGAAGACAGGGAAGCCTGAAATAATCACAAGAGCCGACAATCATGAATATTTAGATCAAGAGCCGCCCGTGCCGGAGGAGAAAGCCAGAATTTCTGACTATTTCACGCTGGAAAACAAGGACGCTCTATACACATACAATTTCGGCGACAACTGGCAGGTAGAAGTTCTGCTTGAAAAAGTCCTTCCTAGAAAAAAAGGGACAAAATATCCCATCTGCACCGCAGGAAAGAGAGCAGCCGTTCCGGAAGACATAGGCGGGATATTGGGCTATGAAGATATGCTTGAAATTCTAAAGGACCCGGAGCATGAGGAATATGAGGACACTATATTATGGCTAGGAAAAGATTTTGACCCCGAATACTTTGACCCAAAAGACGTTTCTTTCTGA
- a CDS encoding class I SAM-dependent methyltransferase, with translation MKSDVIEVHDRSADIYDDMSILVENHGHEVLFGLAFEHLSTGDSVLDIGIGTGLSSYLFHKAGLKVYGVDGSETMLDICRKKEFAVELKLCDLTAERWPYEDGKFENVIACGIFHFFEKLDLFLKETNRVLKKDGTFSFTVMVSEDDISYYTDTGSGLSIYYHSDFQINELLNKYGFSMLKHINFFIYKAPDKKEKLMFKGHLAKKV, from the coding sequence ATGAAATCAGATGTCATTGAAGTGCATGACAGATCTGCTGACATCTATGACGATATGAGTATACTTGTAGAAAATCATGGGCACGAAGTGCTTTTTGGGCTGGCTTTTGAACATTTATCTACAGGGGACAGTGTCCTTGATATCGGCATTGGTACCGGACTCAGCTCTTACCTGTTCCATAAGGCCGGTCTAAAGGTATACGGGGTCGATGGTTCGGAAACTATGCTTGATATATGCAGGAAAAAAGAGTTTGCTGTTGAGCTAAAACTATGCGACCTGACAGCCGAAAGATGGCCCTATGAGGATGGAAAGTTCGAAAATGTGATAGCATGCGGAATATTTCATTTTTTTGAGAAACTTGATCTATTTTTAAAAGAAACGAATAGAGTACTGAAAAAAGATGGCACCTTCAGCTTTACCGTCATGGTCTCGGAAGATGACATCTCATATTATACCGATACCGGTTCAGGCCTCTCCATATATTACCATAGTGACTTCCAGATAAATGAATTATTAAATAAATATGGTTTCAGTATGTTAAAACATATTAACTTTTTTATCTATAAAGCACCCGACAAAAAGGAGAAGTTAATGTTTAAAGGTCATCTTGCCAAAAAGGTTTGA
- a CDS encoding GNAT family N-acetyltransferase — MTDIEIIDLIPESIADYGVCGYKDLKKNLELRRKIDWFKEYYPKGLRTKIIFSKEGGYQGMIEYIPGKYAHRPVNAEGYMFIHCIFVGFKKEFKGKGYASSLIEECIKDSKEANMQGVAVVTRNGSFMAKKDIFLKKGFILVDEARPDFELLVLKFNQEAPDPKFKNMSLDVEKYAEGLTIIRSVQCPYSVKNVDAILETARNKLKMKTSLIDIKDSDEAQHTPCAFGTFCIIYNGKVISHHPISNTRFENIMKKMIK, encoded by the coding sequence ATGACTGATATAGAAATAATAGACCTTATTCCGGAAAGCATTGCTGACTATGGAGTTTGTGGATACAAAGACCTGAAAAAAAATCTCGAGTTAAGGAGAAAAATAGACTGGTTTAAAGAGTATTACCCGAAAGGACTGAGAACAAAAATAATCTTCTCAAAAGAAGGCGGTTACCAGGGCATGATTGAATACATCCCCGGAAAATATGCGCACCGCCCGGTAAATGCAGAAGGGTATATGTTTATCCATTGTATCTTCGTCGGGTTCAAAAAAGAATTCAAAGGGAAAGGCTACGCATCTTCTCTGATTGAAGAGTGCATTAAGGATTCAAAAGAAGCAAATATGCAGGGTGTTGCCGTTGTTACAAGAAACGGCTCATTTATGGCTAAAAAAGATATTTTCTTAAAGAAAGGCTTTATTCTGGTTGATGAGGCCAGACCTGATTTTGAATTACTGGTTTTAAAATTCAACCAGGAGGCCCCAGATCCGAAGTTTAAAAACATGTCACTGGACGTGGAAAAATATGCAGAAGGTCTTACCATTATCCGTTCAGTCCAGTGCCCTTACTCGGTAAAGAACGTGGATGCTATATTAGAAACTGCCAGAAACAAACTGAAAATGAAAACCAGCCTGATTGATATTAAAGATTCAGATGAGGCTCAACACACGCCCTGTGCTTTCGGAACATTTTGTATTATTTATAATGGGAAGGTCATCAGTCATCATCCAATAAGTAACACAAGATTCGAAAATATTATGAAAAAAATGATAAAATAA
- a CDS encoding ABC transporter substrate-binding protein — protein sequence MSSPMAGSISDNSPSQVSGEQIGSQSSEKLVESSGSEELIAAVGTHGGEPETGFNPITGWGKSSEPLVQSTLFKRDSEANLIKDLATDYAISDDGLRWTVKIRNDVKFHDGTPLTAKDVAFTFNTAANASGGTDLSVLEKAIATDDYTVEFELNDPQTTFVNKLIAVGIVPEHAYNAETYGSNPIGSGPYRFVQWDKGQQVIFEANPDYYGQEPHFKKLTLIFMASDAAFAAAKAGQVDLAEIPASYAYQTVDGMKIVSLDSIDARGISFPMNPNTGEKTENGYAIGNNVTSDPAIRKALNIGIDRQALIDGALNGQGKEEFTGVDKLPWGNKEAIFEDGDIEEAKKILAEGGWKDTDGDGIVEKNGLKAEFTLTYPASAQERQALAVSVGEEAKKLGINIKVEGKSWDEIYTLCYSSPNVWGYGSLDPTDIYLRYYSKSYDPSTRNNVIMYNNSVVDNYLRTAMTSSDQDTAIKNWQLAAWDGTTGFSEKGDAPWLWMATINYVYIMDEDLDIGTPRIQPHGANIFGNILEWKRA from the coding sequence ATGTCAAGCCCTATGGCAGGTTCTATTTCTGATAATTCACCTTCCCAGGTTTCCGGGGAGCAGATAGGTTCCCAAAGCTCTGAAAAACTTGTAGAGTCCTCAGGCTCTGAAGAGCTGATAGCAGCCGTAGGAACCCACGGCGGAGAGCCTGAAACAGGCTTTAACCCGATTACAGGCTGGGGCAAAAGCAGTGAACCCCTGGTTCAGAGTACGCTTTTCAAAAGGGACAGTGAGGCAAATCTGATCAAAGATCTGGCTACGGATTATGCGATTAGCGATGATGGACTGAGGTGGACTGTCAAAATAAGGAACGATGTTAAATTTCACGATGGAACGCCTTTAACAGCTAAGGATGTAGCCTTCACGTTCAATACGGCAGCAAACGCCAGTGGCGGAACTGATTTATCCGTGCTTGAAAAGGCTATTGCAACCGATGATTACACGGTTGAATTCGAGCTAAATGACCCACAGACTACTTTTGTCAATAAACTCATAGCAGTTGGTATTGTCCCGGAACATGCTTACAACGCTGAAACTTACGGATCCAATCCTATAGGTTCGGGCCCATACAGATTTGTACAGTGGGATAAAGGCCAGCAGGTAATTTTTGAAGCAAATCCGGACTATTACGGGCAGGAACCGCACTTTAAAAAGTTAACCCTGATCTTTATGGCCTCGGATGCGGCTTTCGCAGCAGCAAAAGCCGGACAGGTCGATCTTGCTGAAATTCCGGCATCTTATGCCTATCAAACAGTGGATGGGATGAAAATTGTCTCTCTCGACTCTATTGATGCCCGTGGAATCAGCTTCCCGATGAATCCGAATACTGGCGAGAAAACTGAAAACGGCTATGCAATTGGAAACAACGTAACTTCTGACCCTGCAATAAGAAAAGCCCTGAATATCGGAATAGACAGGCAGGCATTAATCGATGGAGCCTTAAACGGACAGGGTAAAGAAGAGTTCACAGGTGTAGATAAATTACCCTGGGGCAATAAAGAAGCTATTTTCGAAGACGGAGATATAGAGGAAGCAAAGAAAATCTTAGCCGAAGGCGGCTGGAAAGATACTGACGGCGATGGTATTGTTGAGAAAAATGGCCTGAAAGCCGAGTTTACATTAACGTATCCTGCCAGTGCACAGGAAAGACAGGCATTAGCAGTTTCTGTGGGTGAGGAAGCTAAAAAACTGGGTATAAACATTAAAGTTGAGGGTAAAAGCTGGGATGAAATTTACACCCTTTGCTATTCGTCTCCAAATGTCTGGGGTTATGGTTCGCTGGACCCGACTGACATATACTTAAGATACTACAGTAAAAGCTACGATCCCTCAACCCGTAACAACGTAATAATGTACAATAATTCTGTTGTGGACAACTACCTGAGAACAGCCATGACCAGTTCTGACCAGGATACTGCTATTAAAAACTGGCAGCTGGCTGCCTGGGACGGGACGACGGGCTTTTCCGAAAAAGGGGACGCTCCCTGGCTGTGGATGGCAACCATCAATTACGTCTACATTATGGACGAAGACCTGGATATCGGGACTCCGAGAATCCAGCCTCACGGTGCAAACATCTTTGGTAACATTCTGGAATGGAAACGCGCATGA
- a CDS encoding ABC transporter substrate-binding protein has translation MSGCVSSSTHSSELGSASNSESGSVSAGSSSQASDELVVNVYSHTGEPETGFDPLLGWGCGHVNFEPLIQSTLFKSADDGSIINDLATGYSVSPDGKTWTVNVRDDAKFTDGEKLTAEDVAFTFNTAVGSNSELDMSNLENARAINDTAVEFKLKEPQSSFIWRLRYVGIVPENVYKKETYGANPIGSGPYKLIQWDKGQQAIFELNDNYYGQKPYFKKITMLFLDKDTAFAAAKSGKVDIAEIDITHANQNIDGYDIISLPSSRAFGVSFPMQNDTGKKSLTGDPIGNNVTADIAIRKALNTGIDRKAILDGVIYGKGDAEYTGVDQRAFGNPEARINDSNLEEAKKILEDAGWKDTDGDGILEKDGTRAEFDLYYSSSDQTRQALSIAVSEQAKKLGIKINLVGTNWDEIYANQYGSAVLYAYSSIDTFNLYLQYHTKEADDTYRNPGLYSNPVVDGYLETALRTSDQDQTIKNWQLAAYDGNTGFGPAGDATWLWLVTMDYLYAVDETVDMGTPEKSAGSDILGNIYEWTRTNTTGPAQG, from the coding sequence ATGTCCGGTTGTGTGTCCAGTTCAACGCATAGTTCTGAGCTCGGTTCGGCATCAAATTCAGAGTCAGGCTCTGTATCAGCTGGTTCAAGTTCCCAGGCTTCCGACGAATTAGTAGTAAACGTGTATTCGCATACAGGGGAACCGGAAACAGGATTTGACCCGCTTCTTGGGTGGGGATGCGGTCATGTGAATTTTGAGCCATTGATACAGAGTACTCTTTTCAAATCAGCTGATGATGGCAGTATAATAAATGACCTTGCTACAGGTTATTCTGTCAGTCCTGACGGGAAGACATGGACTGTGAATGTAAGAGACGATGCAAAATTCACAGACGGAGAGAAGTTAACAGCTGAAGATGTGGCATTTACATTTAATACGGCAGTCGGAAGCAATTCGGAATTGGACATGAGTAACCTTGAAAACGCCAGGGCAATAAATGATACGGCAGTTGAATTCAAATTAAAAGAACCCCAGTCCAGTTTCATCTGGAGACTCAGATATGTTGGAATTGTGCCTGAGAATGTCTATAAAAAAGAAACCTATGGAGCCAACCCCATCGGGTCAGGTCCCTATAAACTGATACAATGGGACAAAGGGCAGCAGGCAATCTTTGAGCTTAATGACAATTACTACGGACAGAAGCCGTACTTCAAAAAAATAACCATGTTATTCCTGGACAAGGATACTGCATTTGCAGCTGCAAAGTCCGGCAAAGTAGACATAGCTGAAATCGATATCACCCATGCAAATCAAAACATAGATGGTTATGATATAATCTCGCTTCCCTCATCAAGAGCATTCGGAGTTTCCTTCCCCATGCAGAACGATACCGGCAAAAAAAGCCTCACAGGAGACCCTATAGGCAATAACGTAACAGCAGACATAGCAATTAGAAAAGCATTAAACACGGGAATTGACAGAAAAGCAATACTTGACGGGGTAATATACGGAAAGGGAGATGCAGAGTATACAGGTGTGGACCAGAGAGCCTTTGGAAATCCAGAAGCCAGGATCAATGATTCGAACCTTGAAGAAGCTAAAAAAATACTTGAGGATGCAGGCTGGAAAGACACAGATGGCGACGGAATCCTGGAAAAGGATGGGACCAGAGCAGAATTTGACCTGTATTACTCTTCATCGGACCAGACAAGGCAGGCTCTTTCAATAGCCGTAAGTGAGCAGGCCAAAAAGTTAGGTATAAAAATAAACCTTGTCGGTACAAACTGGGACGAGATATACGCAAACCAGTACGGTTCTGCCGTTTTGTACGCCTACAGCAGTATAGACACTTTCAATTTGTACCTGCAGTACCATACTAAAGAAGCCGATGATACATACAGAAACCCGGGTCTTTACAGTAACCCTGTTGTGGACGGGTATCTGGAAACAGCTTTGAGAACTTCAGACCAGGATCAGACTATCAAAAACTGGCAGTTAGCTGCATACGATGGAAATACCGGTTTTGGGCCTGCAGGGGATGCAACATGGTTATGGCTTGTAACAATGGATTATCTCTACGCAGTGGACGAAACCGTGGATATGGGAACACCGGAGAAGAGTGCCGGATCGGATATTTTAGGAAATATTTACGAGTGGACAAGAACAAACACAACCGGTCCTGCTCAGGGATGA
- a CDS encoding ABC transporter permease — protein sequence MPDTKEIMGFAGKKLFRLASLLVLVCFVSFMLIQYSPIDPVRAYIGEMTVSEEHKAKLEEYWGVNTPPQEKFLNWAGNILKGDFGVSLIYRMPVVDVIKERSTASFVLMATSWLFSGVLGFILGIVAGMKKGTWIDRAIKTYCYVLAATPTFWLALVLLMVFSVNLGWFPIGLSVPIGVTADNVTFFDRIQHLILPALTLSLLGVAQIAMFTREKLIEVLSSDYVLFAKARGEKGLDLVLRHGVRNVALPAITLQFLGFSELFGGAVLVEQVFAYPGIGRAAVAAGLGSDVPLLLGIVIISALFVFSGNLIADIIYKFVDPRIKQQEAAV from the coding sequence GTGCCGGATACCAAAGAAATAATGGGATTTGCAGGAAAAAAATTGTTCAGGTTAGCAAGTCTTCTTGTTCTAGTTTGTTTTGTAAGTTTCATGCTTATTCAATACTCGCCCATAGACCCTGTTAGAGCCTACATTGGAGAAATGACAGTCAGTGAAGAGCATAAAGCCAAACTTGAAGAATACTGGGGAGTCAATACCCCTCCGCAGGAAAAATTTCTGAACTGGGCAGGGAATATTCTCAAAGGGGATTTTGGAGTATCATTGATTTATCGGATGCCTGTTGTCGATGTGATTAAAGAAAGGTCCACAGCCTCTTTTGTACTTATGGCAACTTCGTGGCTGTTTTCAGGAGTACTGGGCTTCATTCTGGGGATTGTAGCAGGAATGAAGAAGGGCACATGGATTGACAGAGCAATAAAAACTTACTGTTACGTGTTAGCCGCTACTCCGACATTCTGGCTGGCGCTGGTTCTGTTAATGGTATTTTCCGTAAATCTGGGGTGGTTCCCAATAGGCTTGAGTGTACCAATAGGAGTTACGGCTGATAATGTGACTTTTTTTGATCGGATACAGCATTTAATTCTCCCTGCGCTCACCCTGAGTTTACTGGGAGTAGCCCAGATTGCAATGTTTACCAGAGAAAAATTAATAGAAGTTCTGTCCAGCGACTATGTGTTATTTGCAAAAGCAAGAGGTGAAAAAGGCCTGGATCTCGTATTAAGGCATGGAGTTAGAAATGTTGCACTTCCGGCTATCACCCTGCAGTTTTTAGGGTTCAGTGAACTGTTTGGAGGAGCAGTTCTGGTTGAACAGGTTTTTGCCTATCCCGGAATCGGACGGGCTGCAGTAGCAGCGGGGTTAGGGTCTGATGTGCCGCTGCTTTTAGGAATAGTTATTATCAGCGCTCTTTTTGTCTTTTCCGGAAACCTGATTGCTGATATTATTTACAAATTCGTTGATCCCAGAATAAAACAGCAGGAGGCAGCTGTATGA
- a CDS encoding ABC transporter permease, giving the protein MSTTVVTVNRGVFGGLNLRQKTLLIIGFTSLLLLAIVVSSISLGEESLQTNFGSKNLSPSPEHPFGTDWMGRDMFIRTLKGLGLSILIGAFASTISTVLAVILGLLSSAGKAADSFVSWIVDLFLSIPHLLLIILISIGLGGGAYGVVIGVALTHWTSLTRVVRAEIKQLKTQEYIHISRNLGKSKWWIATKHILPHLIPQILLGTILMFPHAILHEASVTFLGFGLSPHEPAIGIILSESMKYLSAGYWWLAFFPGLSLLIVVLAFDMIGDNLGKIIDPKTAHE; this is encoded by the coding sequence ATGAGTACCACTGTTGTAACAGTTAACAGAGGAGTATTCGGAGGGCTGAATCTAAGACAGAAGACCCTTTTAATAATAGGCTTCACTTCACTCTTACTACTTGCAATTGTGGTTTCAAGCATCTCTTTAGGCGAAGAATCATTACAGACTAACTTTGGCTCAAAGAACCTTAGCCCTTCACCTGAACATCCTTTCGGGACAGACTGGATGGGAAGGGATATGTTCATAAGAACTCTAAAAGGGCTTGGTTTAAGCATCCTTATTGGAGCTTTTGCTTCTACAATCAGCACTGTACTGGCTGTAATTTTGGGCCTGTTATCAAGTGCAGGAAAGGCTGCGGATTCCTTTGTTTCCTGGATAGTAGACCTGTTTCTTTCCATCCCGCACCTTCTTTTGATAATCCTCATTTCCATAGGACTCGGAGGAGGGGCTTACGGGGTCGTTATCGGTGTTGCATTAACGCACTGGACAAGCCTGACCAGGGTTGTAAGAGCAGAAATTAAACAGTTAAAAACTCAAGAATATATCCATATCTCGAGGAACCTTGGGAAGTCAAAATGGTGGATAGCTACAAAACACATCCTGCCTCATTTAATTCCCCAGATATTGTTGGGCACGATTTTGATGTTCCCGCATGCCATTCTTCACGAAGCTTCGGTCACGTTCCTGGGTTTTGGGCTTTCTCCGCACGAACCGGCAATTGGTATCATTTTATCAGAGTCTATGAAATACCTCTCCGCAGGATACTGGTGGCTTGCATTCTTCCCTGGTTTATCTCTCCTGATCGTGGTTCTGGCATTTGACATGATAGGAGATAATCTGGGAAAGATAATTGATCCGAAAACTGCTCATGAGTGA
- a CDS encoding oligopeptide/dipeptide ABC transporter ATP-binding protein, with product MKSKAEINAEESRKTEALLKVKDLSLSFIQYTSGLRQTELKIISNLSIEAYRGKILAVVGSSGSGKSLLAHAILGILPSNAILNGKIEYNGVELTQERKGEIRGKEIVLVPQSITYLDPLMRVSDQVIGRVEEENAGLMKKLQREIFQRYGLKPDVEKMFPHELSGGMTRRVLVSTAVIGSAKLVIADEPTPGLDEKTLNETLNYFKDMADKGCAVIIITHDIEAALKISDKIAVFYAGTVLEVANVEDFKNDGENLRHPYTRALWNALPQNRFQAVKGHQPMQDEVVDGCIFYERCSKKSELCSKGIPQLKRINGGVVRCNNVS from the coding sequence ATGAAAAGTAAAGCTGAAATTAATGCTGAAGAAAGCAGGAAAACTGAAGCCCTGCTAAAAGTAAAAGACCTCTCACTTTCGTTCATTCAATATACCTCAGGACTCAGACAGACTGAGTTAAAAATAATCTCGAATTTGAGCATAGAGGCTTATAGGGGAAAAATTTTAGCGGTTGTAGGGTCAAGCGGTTCTGGAAAAAGCCTTCTTGCCCATGCGATTTTAGGAATTCTACCATCCAATGCAATACTTAACGGAAAAATCGAATACAACGGTGTAGAACTTACCCAGGAAAGGAAAGGAGAAATAAGAGGTAAAGAAATAGTCCTGGTTCCTCAATCCATAACCTATCTGGACCCTTTGATGAGGGTCTCTGATCAGGTAATAGGGCGTGTCGAAGAGGAAAACGCAGGTCTGATGAAGAAGCTCCAGAGAGAAATTTTTCAGAGATACGGTTTAAAACCAGATGTTGAAAAAATGTTCCCCCATGAACTCTCAGGCGGGATGACCAGAAGAGTTCTGGTTTCCACTGCAGTAATAGGCTCTGCAAAGCTTGTAATCGCAGACGAACCTACTCCGGGACTGGACGAAAAAACCCTGAATGAGACCCTGAACTACTTCAAGGATATGGCAGATAAAGGCTGTGCAGTGATAATTATCACCCATGATATAGAAGCAGCCCTAAAAATCTCCGATAAAATTGCAGTATTCTACGCGGGTACGGTCCTGGAAGTTGCCAATGTTGAAGATTTCAAAAATGATGGTGAGAATTTAAGACACCCGTACACCCGCGCACTCTGGAATGCGCTTCCTCAGAACAGGTTCCAGGCAGTTAAAGGGCATCAGCCAATGCAGGATGAAGTCGTTGATGGATGTATCTTTTATGAAAGGTGTTCTAAAAAAAGCGAACTTTGCTCTAAAGGCATTCCTCAACTTAAAAGGATCAACGGAGGAGTGGTGAGGTGCAATAATGTGTCTTAA
- a CDS encoding ABC transporter ATP-binding protein encodes MCLKGENISFGYKKNNLVLNNVSISLDRGKVLGLIGDSGSGKSTLCKILAGYENNYKGNVSIDGKEILSKGYNPVQLVFQHPEKAVNPKWKMKDILSEGNNVSQDILDSFGIKKNWLNRWPNELSGGELQRFALARALGSETRYLIADEITTMLDAITQAQIWNTVLDIVKERNIGVLVVSHEKNLIKRLCHDIIYLKDINNVLCH; translated from the coding sequence ATGTGTCTTAAAGGCGAGAACATTAGCTTTGGGTACAAAAAAAACAATCTGGTTTTAAATAATGTCAGTATATCACTGGATCGTGGAAAGGTACTTGGTCTGATCGGAGACAGCGGAAGTGGGAAATCAACCCTGTGTAAAATACTGGCTGGCTATGAAAATAATTATAAGGGAAATGTCAGTATTGACGGAAAAGAAATCCTGTCAAAAGGATACAATCCTGTACAGCTTGTTTTTCAACACCCTGAAAAAGCCGTGAATCCGAAATGGAAAATGAAAGATATTCTGAGTGAAGGGAATAATGTATCACAGGATATTTTAGATTCATTCGGAATAAAAAAGAACTGGCTTAATCGATGGCCCAATGAACTTTCAGGAGGAGAACTCCAAAGATTTGCTCTTGCAAGAGCTTTAGGCTCTGAAACCAGATATTTGATAGCTGATGAAATAACCACGATGCTGGACGCTATCACTCAGGCTCAGATCTGGAACACCGTTTTAGATATAGTTAAAGAGAGAAATATTGGAGTATTGGTTGTGAGCCACGAAAAAAATTTGATTAAAAGGCTATGTCACGATATTATATATTTGAAAGATATAAATAATGTTTTATGTCATTGA
- a CDS encoding DUF998 domain-containing protein: MADKSHSRMRYGSIAGALLFTAGMLAFMGIITAETLYPGYSTAQNTISDLGATLPPDSIIVEPSATIFNTTMILSGLLIIVAAYFIHSMFRRQAITALLGLFGTGVLGVGIFDGSYGDIHAIFSLLAFLAGGLSAVASYSVQAGPIRYFSVALGGISLLDLILYYVMLDASPFAVFGIGGLERWIAYPILLWVIGFGGYLMGHSRP; the protein is encoded by the coding sequence ATGGCTGATAAATCACACTCTCGCATGCGGTATGGAAGTATTGCCGGAGCACTCCTATTTACTGCAGGCATGCTGGCGTTCATGGGAATAATAACGGCTGAGACTCTTTATCCCGGATACAGTACAGCACAGAACACGATAAGTGACCTTGGTGCAACTCTACCTCCGGATAGCATTATCGTTGAACCTTCCGCAACCATCTTTAATACTACAATGATTTTATCAGGCCTTTTGATAATTGTTGCTGCTTATTTCATTCATAGCATGTTCAGGAGACAGGCCATTACCGCGCTTCTCGGTCTCTTTGGAACCGGTGTTCTTGGTGTGGGGATCTTTGATGGAAGTTATGGGGATATTCATGCCATTTTCTCTCTGCTTGCCTTTCTTGCAGGAGGACTGTCTGCAGTTGCAAGCTACAGTGTGCAGGCAGGACCCATCAGGTATTTCTCAGTAGCACTGGGAGGAATTTCACTTTTAGACCTCATTCTTTACTATGTCATGCTGGACGCAAGCCCTTTTGCAGTTTTCGGGATTGGAGGGCTGGAGAGGTGGATTGCATATCCGATCCTGCTCTGGGTAATTGGTTTTGGTGGATACCTGATGGGACATTCACGGCCGTAA
- a CDS encoding Fur family transcriptional regulator — MNSLQDSGSSIIKALRGKGYKATPQRIAIGQFVLHNHAHPTAQRIYNEVKKVYPTVSLATVYKTVQILKEAGLIQELNLEKDQTRFDSNMEPHAHLVCLQCKSISDCTDPMISEIVDRMSNEADFSAGEWNFDIFGICSNCRRKKSLCDK, encoded by the coding sequence ATGAATAGCCTTCAGGACTCAGGCTCATCTATAATCAAAGCTCTCCGCGGAAAAGGATACAAGGCTACGCCCCAGAGAATAGCGATCGGTCAATTTGTTCTCCATAATCATGCCCATCCAACGGCTCAGAGAATTTATAACGAAGTCAAGAAAGTCTATCCAACAGTCAGTCTTGCAACAGTTTATAAAACTGTTCAAATATTGAAAGAAGCAGGTTTGATCCAAGAATTGAATTTAGAGAAAGATCAGACCAGATTTGATTCCAATATGGAGCCACACGCTCATCTAGTTTGCCTCCAGTGCAAAAGCATCAGTGACTGCACAGACCCGATGATTTCTGAAATTGTGGATCGGATGTCAAATGAAGCAGATTTTTCTGCTGGAGAATGGAATTTTGATATATTTGGCATTTGCAGCAACTGCAGACGGAAAAAAAGTTTATGTGACAAATAA